In one Drosophila pseudoobscura strain MV-25-SWS-2005 chromosome X, UCI_Dpse_MV25, whole genome shotgun sequence genomic region, the following are encoded:
- the RhoGAP19D gene encoding uncharacterized protein RhoGAP19D isoform X3 encodes MLQNSNAAAAAQAAAQAASAVAAPSTAAAATATAAAAAAAAAAAAAAAAAANNAAIAASSIQPKLIVIRRRPYQGFGFTLRHFIAYPPEDDGNAAAAAASAGVTSWSQEASTGGGSNSNNSNRHSHSGSSSSNSNSNSNNSNSNSAAAGMEPPPTSPTSLPPYQVKAMETIFIKEVQANGPAHYANLQTGDRVLMVNNQPIAGIAYSTIVSMIKQTPAVLTLHVVPKECDVLQMHYTSIAHTPESNRLTMSTHSPSHGHGHTLLANGTINASSAAATTIQKSTFPQQQQQQQQQQQQQQQQQQQQLISYPAVAATSSPASSPHQHQHSHTYPHSHSHPHPLQSHPSHGHAPPLHGGSRSASISSTTSGGVVSMSHYHQQQQQQQQQQQQQQQQQHHHRHPALSGGSSSIDFGDMALGLRQHPHQHQHLYQQQQHHQLLSTGGGSSGAFMRANQPPNLTVLSGTGSITATSSSPTPISRQSKSGSALNQALYVSHGSAPGSGGGGGSGGGGGGGNGGGSDNSDLMIRLRESIKQKEEFLKSPVPTTISSSSTSASGTNGNQAQSSPAQQQQPQHFFPSHTPPGVAAGAPIAPPPRGRHQVLMKQQQQQQQQQGVAGNFDMYYAGGKLVQRSSTVPIQASSSSSTHYHHITQLQHHPQYQQQQQHPHHPQQQQQQQQQRQVQMINNNAKYSKDLDYFETLQETGVTNKVFERKLVSHMSMGFDPFKPLSINTSALEAASASTSAAAAAAAASTVKKQSVLYESLQQHPLAKYQHQQQQQHSTNTVDGQTNSRMELHKATLANATIDAAAPPLVVSKFSAMTEQQQQQAGATLADISESSSGSGAAAAAASAGSSSAGVIRRYKPLSSSSFDEGKPMRRISYLRATNNETEFNPDAAPAGDGATATAAAAAAAAAATSVATVSIPIPVAIPIVTPVAVVEPQKTKSMVEEHPDPTYDVIGGTGGGHEFIETPNGLEDVRLSAHGSSRRASMSSDMRSSIHIDAELNGKYVPNELEAFETEIEIKSSCINGKRMSEYRSWRQVKLEIKGDLLRIFSGRHAKSEHNVIELDIRNFKFFDESLDKKKYLIRMQSKPSPSGAHLASLGNELNLDDVHDKLTSSGSSSANEPMAASCSSSTGGPYTEILFKTKNSNEMKRLFGLLQWKDSLNYDDNEQPQQGKQLAEPQKTVATSSHYLDDVVTGGAGVDSSPLSSHSGGGMAEHHHVAALPAAAAIVAATSDSISPVMKARKSSSHKHLPDKDLGSPKSKNWKDLLFRRGGGSGSGGVSHHHTDLASPSACAAKTCGSIGVPLRSCPMSKLNPYVPHLVEVCTNIVETKGLSVVGIYRIPGNKAAISELSELVNTKDFQFESCAIDVRWEDVNVVSSLLKLFIRSLPDALMPASYYINFIEADKKVGLERIVLLREIVESLPRHPYETMKHLIRHLCRVSDNCEVNRMEPKNLAIIFGPSIIRTPNDTLETAVKDMKHQCRIVELLVTQYEYYFEGGNLPDLADVSGGTAMASAAQPQHQTQEDQTNMLLHNLSKIERITERETRTSRFIPQLRRRTHGKRSAVNSDTYSGESVLVSSGCPSSSTTSHSTITTSTTTCTNHTTIHQRRQQRKAVQSICDFALILPAPPVPPSLHFQSLDYAKVSASSTSSSSTLHSSSKTTTNASSSSTTSQSYSQSHSHSTKFSSGAAASVSSASGTSTTAATIKAAAVSKASSAASLIGTKKRSTMGGGVGFLGGGSRSQTRKASLDEKDSGTSVDSAGSMAFSLGLGLGLGHGKEQHQQQRSSVDISILLTDDDSSSRLSDTGSMSLTTITDTLDSKLRNLRSGSESNDENGSPEFPKNRRHTLGQPLHLHSENIPYADESPERLFHQFCPLDAPHSLHLSRSCTATNTLGADEKPSTMKQAMAMAGVAPLPPSLLKAAHKLQHSATVPIHQIQIHPGSATAPASGAATPTSTSTGGGSTPVAGTPTNSAGGAGGSQRNSGGGNLPGSGKNMHLRFSTSQAYERHHGSGGGGGGVAGSEDDDSEGSTTSDPKEKLLLAGERPSPSFFLERYNKKRRDHRLFRSASFNCRNYSTRHVNSSSSSTPVGTAATVATVTAACCQSPSSALATGLTKDEKTDMNLTKKRQIQNKQNRSIKRRHTVGGPHDYSANGGCTTHGHGHGHGHGGGAHGGHDLAAINYNHHNRHHQQQLLKGSVVVVGVGGNGAAAAETTTTTTTTTTVLRRLGSGTALGSVSGSATGTGTGTGGVPSDPNVVALPGGGSVSSNSSSGGNGGSSNSSANNNNSPQSDGSNGNAAGGGGGGGGNGGASNAPPSSGSSSNSSTPTNVVAASAVGGGGDQVLEVGIRIKNINRGRY; translated from the exons aTGTTACAAAACTCGaacgcagctgcagcggcacaGGCAGCGGCGCAGGCTGCATCGGCAGTGGCCGCACCatcgactgcagcagcagcgacagcaacggcagcagcagcggcggcagcggcagcagcagcagcagcggcagcggcggcggctaaTAATGCTGCAATTGCCGCCTCATCCATACAACCGAAGCTGATTGTCATACGAAGGCGTCCGTATCAGGGCTTCGGCTTTACGCTGCGTCACTTTATTGCCTATCCACCGGAAGATGATGGcaacgcagcagcggccgctgCGTCGGCCGGCGTCACCAGCTGGTCACAG GAAGCATCCACTGGaggtggcagcaacagcaacaacagcaacagacacagccacagcggcagcagcagcagcaatagcaacagcaacagcaacaacagcaacagcaacagcgctGCTGCCGGAATGGAGCCGCCACCAACATCACCGACATCGCTGCCGCCATACCAGGTGAAAGCGATGGAGACCATTTTCATCAAAGAGGTGCAGGCGAACGGACCGGCCCACTATGCGAACCTCCAGACGGGCGACCGAGTGCTGATGGTCAACAATCAGCCGATTGCGGGCATTGCCTACAGCACCATCGTTTCGATGATCAAGCAAACGCCGGCGGTGCTCACGCTGCACGTTGTACCCAAGGAATGCGATGTGCTACAAATG cACTATACAAGCATTGCCCATACGCCGGAATCGAATCGGTTGACAATGTCAACGCACTCGCCATCGCACGGGCATGGGCATACGCTGCTGGCCAATGGAACGATCAAtgcctcctccgccgccgccaccacaaTCCAAAAATCCACAtttccacaacaacaacaacaacagcagcaacaacaacaacaacagcaacaacagcagcagcaacagttgatCTCATATCccgctgtggctgccacatcaTCGCCGGCATCCTCgccgcatcagcatcagcattcACATACGTatccgcattcgcattcgcatccgCATCCTCTTCAATCACATCCTTCACATGGACATGCACCGCCCCTGCATGGCGGTAGTCGATCTGCCAGCAtaagcagcaccaccagcggAGGAGTCGTCTCCATGAGTCATtatcatcagcagcaacaacaacaacaacagcagcagcagcagcaacaacaacagcagcatcatcatcgtcatccgGCTCTCAGTGGCGGCAGCAGTAGCATTGATTTCGGTGATATGGCCCTGGGCCTGCGTCAGCAtccgcatcagcatcagcatctctatcagcagcagcagcatcatcagctGCTCTCCaccggcggcggcagcagtggcGCCTTCATGCG TGCCAATCAACCGCCGAATCTAACAGTATTATCAGGAACAGGCTCGATCACGGCCACCTCCTCCAGTCCCACGCCCATTTCACGCCAATCAAAGTCCGGCAGCGCCCTAAATCAGGCCCTGTATGTGAGCCATGGCTCAGCCCCAGGCtctggtggtggcggtggctctggcggcggcggaggcggcggcaacgGTGGGGGCAGCGATAACAGTGACCTGATGATCCGGCTGAGGGAGTCCATCAAGCAGAAGGAGGAGTTCCTCAAGTCGCCGGTGCCCACCACCatcagctcctcctccacatccGCCTCCGGGACCAATGGGAATCAGGCCCAGTCGTCGCcagctcagcagcagcagccgcagcattTCTTTCCCTCGCACACTCCGCCGGGAGTGGCAGCAGGTGCTCCCATCGCCCCACCGCCACGCGGTCGCCATCAGGTGCTCatgaagcagcaacaacaacagcaacagcagcagggagTCGCCGGCAACTTCGACATGTACTATGCAGGCGGAAAACTAGTGCAACGTTCCTCGACGGTGCCCATACAGGCATCGTCCAGCTCATCCACACATTATCATCACATCACCCAGCTTCAGCATCATCCCcagtatcagcagcagcagcagcacccccaccacccacaacaacaacagcagcagcagcagcaacgccaggTGCAGATGATCAACAACAATGCCAAGTATTCCAAGGACTTGGACTACTTTGAGACGCTCCAAGAGACCGGAGTGACCAATAAAGT ATTCGAACGCAAACTGGTGTCCCATATGTCAATGGGTTTCGATCCTTTCAAGCCTCTGTCGATCAATACCAGCGCCTTGGAGGCGGCATCGGCATCCACgagtgcagcggcagcggcggcggccgctTCGACCGTGAAAAAGCAGAGTGTCCTGTACGAgtcgctgcagcagcatccgctggCCAAGtaccagcatcagcaacagcagcaacatagCACCAACACGGTGGATGGACAGACAAACAGTCGCATGGAGCTGCACAAGGCGACGCTGGCCAATGCCACCATTGATGCCGCCGCCCCACCGTTGGTGGTTAGCA AGTTTAGCGCAATgacggagcagcagcagcagcaggcaggggCCACCTTGGCGGACATTTCcgagagcagcagcggcagtggcg cagcagcagccgccgccagtGCTGGCAGCTCGAGTGCTGGTGTGATACGACGCTATAAGCCGCTGTCCTCGAGCTCCTTTGACGAGGGCAAGCCAATGCGCCGGATCTCCTATCTGAGGGCCACCAACAACGAGACCGAATTCAATCCGGATGCAGCGCCCGCTGGAGAcggtgcaacagcaacagccgcggcagcagcagcagcagcagcagcaacatctgTGGCCACAGTTTCGATACCAATTCCAGTTGCAATTCCCATTGTGACGCCTGTGGCCGTTGTTGAGCCACAAAAGACCAAATCCATGGTTGAGGAACATCCCGATCCCACCTACGATGTCATTGGGGGCACAGGCGGTGGCCACGAGTTCATCGAGACACCGAACGGCCTCGAGGATGTGCGTCTGTCGGCCCATGGCAGTAGTCGCCGGGCCTCGATGAGCAGCGATATGCGCAGCAG CATCCACATCGACGCCGAGCTGAATGGCAAGTATGTGCCCAACGAACTGGAGGCCTTTGAGACGGAAATCGAAATTAAATCGTCCTGCATCAATGGCAAG CGCATGTCCGAGTACCGTTCGTGGCGTCAGGTGAAGCTGGAGATCAAGGGCGATCTGCTGCGCATCTTCTCAGGGCGTCACGCCAAGTCGGAGCACAAT GTGATAGAACTTGATATTAGAAACTTTAAGTTCTTCGACGAGTCGCTGGACAAGAAAAAGTACTTGATCCGCATGCAGTCAAAGCCATCGCCGAGCGGTGCCCATTTGGCGAGTCTCGGGAACGAGCTCAATCTGGACGATGTGCACGACAAGTTGACCTCatcgggcagcagcagcgccaatGAACCAATGGCCgcctcctgcagcagcagcaccggcgGGCCCTACACGGAGATACTCTTCAAGACAAAGAACAGCAACGAGATGAAGCGACTCTTTGGGCTGCTGCAGTGGAAGGATAGCCTCAACTACGATGACAAT gagcagccgcagcagggCAAACAGTTGGCGGAACCACAGAAAACGGTGGCCACGTCCAGCCACTATCTCGACGATGTGGTGACTGGTGGTGCCGGCGTGGATAGCTCCCCGTTGAGCTCACATTCGGGTGGAGGCATGGCGGAGCACCACCATGTGGCCGCCTTGCCCGCTGCCGCAGCAATTGTGGCCGCCACCAGTGACTCTATATCGCCGGTGATGAAGGCCCGCAAATCGTCCTCCCACAAGCATTTGCCCGACAAGGATCTGGGGTCGCCCAAGTCCAAGAACTGGAAGGATTTGCTGTTCCGTcgaggcggcggcagtggcagtggcggagTGTCCCACCACCATACAGATCTGGCCTCGCCCTCGGCTTGCGCCGCGAAGACCTGCGGCTCCATTGGGGTCCCACTGCGCAGCTGTCCGATGTCCAAGCTGAATCCGTATGTCCCCCATCTCGTGGAGGTGTGCACCAACATTGTGGAGACCAAGGGCCTGAGTGTGGTCGGGATCTATCGGATACCCGGCAACAAGGCGGCCATTTCGGAGCTCTCGGAGCTGGTGAACACCAAGGACTTTCAGTTCGAGAGCTGTGCCATCGATGTGCGATGGGAGGATGTGAATGTGGTGAGCAGTCTGCTGAAGCTCTTCATCCGGAGCCTGCCCGACGCCCTAATGCCGGCCAGCTACTACATCAACTTCATTGAGGCCGACAAGAAGGTCGGCCTGGAGCGGATCgtactgctgcgggagatagtcGAGTCGCTGCCCCGTCATCCGTACGAGACGATGAAGCATCTGATACGCCATCTGTGCCGCGTCAGCGACAACTGTGAGGTGAACCGCATGGAGCCCAAGAATCTGGCCATCATCTTTGGCCCCTCGATCATACGCACGCCCAACGACACCCTCGAGACGGCCGTCAAGGACATGAAGCACCAGTGTCGCATCGTTGAGCTGCTCGTTACACAG TACGAATACTATTTTGAGGGCGGAAATCTGCCGGATCTGGCCGATGTCAGTGGTGGGACGGCCATGGCCAGTGCTGCCCAGCCGCAGCATCAGACGCAGGAGGATCAGACGAACATGCTGCTGCACAATCTATCGAAGATCGAGAGGATCACAGAGCGGGAGACGCGCACCTCCCGGTTCATTCCACAGCTGCGGCGGCGCACCCATGGCAAGCGGAGTGCCGTCAACTCGGACACGTATTCGGGGGAGAGTGTTCTGGTAAGCAGCGGTTGTCCAAGCAGCTCCACCACTAGCCACTCCACCATCACCACTAGCACCACAACTTGCACCAACCACACAACCATACATCAAAGACGACAGCAGCGCAAGGCTGTGCAGAGCATTTGTGACTTTGCTTTAATCCTGCCCGCACCTCCCGTTCCTCCCTCCCTTCACTTTCAGTCGCTGGACTACGCCAAGGTCTcggccagcagcaccagcagcagctcgacgctgcacagcagcagcaagacaACCACCaatgcctcctcctcctccaccaccagcCAGAGctacagccagagccacagccacagcacaaAGTTTAGCTCTGGCGCCGCGGCCTCGGTCTCGTCCGCTTCGGGTACCTCGACAACAGCCGCCACCATAAAAGCGGCGGCAGTGTCCAAGGCATCATCCGCGGCCTCCTTGATAGGCACCAAGAAGCGCAGCACCATGGGCGGCGGTGTGGGGTTCCTCGGCGGGGGCTCTCGCTCGCAGACGCGCAAAGCGAGCCTGGACGAAAAGGACTCTGGAACGAGCGTGGACTCGGCCGGCAGTATGGCTTTCAGCCtcggcctgggtctgggcctgggacatGGCAAggaacagcatcagcagcagcggagcagCGTGGACATATCCATACTCCTCACCGACGACGACTCCAGCAGCAGGCTGAGCGACACAG GTTCCATGTCACTGACTACCATCACGGATAcgctggacagcaagctgcgGAATCTACGGAGCGGCTCCGAGTCGAACGACGAGAATGGGTCGCCGGAATTCCCCAAGAATCGCCGGCATACGCTCGGCCAGCCGCTGCATCTGCACTCCGAGAACATTCCCTATGCGGACGAGTCGCCCGAGCGTCTCTTCCATCAGTTCTGCCCCCTGGATGCCCCCCACTCGCTGCACCTGAGCCGCTCCTGCACGGCCACCAACACTTTGGGCGCCGATGAGAAGCCCTCGACCATGAAgcaggccatggccatggctggAGTGGCACCGCTGCCGCCCAGCCTCCTGAAGGCAGCCCACAAGCTGCAGCACTCGGCCACGGTGCCCATAcaccagatacagatacatccgGGTAGCGCCACGGCACCGGCCAGCGGTGCTGCAACgcccaccagcaccagcactgGAGGGGGATCCACCCCAGTGGCTGGTACACCCACCAACAGTGCTGGCGGAGCAGGAGGATCACAGCGCAATTCTGGAGGAGGGAACCTCCCCGGCAGCGGCAAGAATATGCACCTGAGATTCAGCACATCGCAGGCGTACGAGCGACATCATGGCTCTGGTGGTGGGGGCGGTGGTGTGGCCGGCTCCGAGGACGACGACTCGGAGGGCTCGACCACCAGCGATCCCAaggagaagctgctgctggcgggcGAGCGACCATCGCCATCGTTTTTTCTCGAGCGCTACAACAAGAAGCGTCGGGACCATCGGCTCTTTCGCAGCGCCAGCTTCAACTGTCGCAACTACTCGACCCGACACgtgaacagcagcagcagctccacgcCGGTCGGAACGGCAGCGACTGTGGCCACGGTCACGGCCGCCTGCTGTCAGTCACCATCATCGGCCCTGGCCACGGGCCTGACCAAGGACGAAAAGACTGACATGAATCTGACCAAGAAGCGCCAGATCCAGAACAAGCAGAATCGATCCATCAAGCGCCGCCACACCGTTGGCGGGCCCCACGACTACTCGGCCAACGGGGGCTGCACCACACACGGACATGGCcacggccatggccatggcggCGGTGCCCATGGCGGTCACGATCTGGCCGCCATCAACTACAACCACCACAATcgccatcaccagcagcagctgctcaaGGGATCCGTTGTGGTTGTCGGCGTTGGCGGTAAtggtgccgccgctgccgagACAACCACCACAACGACAACCACCACCACGGTGCTGCGTCGCCTCGGCTCGGGAACAGCATTGGGATCGGTTTCGGGCTCGGcaacgggtacgggtacgggtacgggcgGTGTGCCTAGCGATCCGAATGTGGTGGCATTGCCAGGCGGCGGCTCTGtttccagcaacagcagcagcggcggcaacggcggctCCTCGAACAGCAgtgccaacaacaacaattcgCCACAAAGCGATGGCAGCAATGGCAATGCAGCAGGTgggggaggcggaggtggaggcaaTGGTGGTGCCTCCAATGCCCCACCATCATccggaagcagcagcaacagcagcactcCCACCAATGTGGTGGCAGCCTCCGctgtaggaggaggaggagatcaAGTCCTAGAGGTGGGCATTCGCATCAAGAATATCAATCGCGGACGCTACTAG